In Triticum urartu cultivar G1812 chromosome 6, Tu2.1, whole genome shotgun sequence, the following proteins share a genomic window:
- the LOC125517235 gene encoding GDSL esterase/lipase At2g27360-like codes for MGSRRCFSAVSGVSVVVLAISIVALLNADVALCGCSYKRIFAFGDSLIDTGNLLYSIGNSASPIKELPYGMTFFKHPNGRVTDGRVVVDFYAEALGLPLLPPSIPEEASGQFPNGANFAVAGAIALPPEYYKTNYNFTTNAPSNLDRQLASFKKVLARIAPGDGATRALLSESLVLMGEIGGNDYNFWFIDPRNPRETPEKYLPDVVTCIGATVQEVINLGARTIVVPGNFPIGCLPAYLSAHESKVTDDYDELHCLKWYNEFSQKHNLALRQEVVRLRSQNPGVKIVYADYYSAAMQFVQKPQAYGIADPLVACCGGNGPYHSGACNNKTKLWGSPDRFANWDGLHMTEKAYKIVADGVLDGPFADTPLRHLC; via the exons ATGGGGAGTCGCAGGTGCTTCTCCGCTGTTTCCGGCGTGTCTGTCGTTGTCCTCGCCATCTCCATCGTGGCGCTTCTCAACGCGGACGTGGCGCTGTGCGGCTGCAGCTACAAGCGCATCTTTGCATTCGGTGACTCCCTCATCGACACCGGCAACTTGTTGTACTCCATCGGCAACAGCGCGTCGCCAATCAAGGAGCTGCCCTACGGCATGACCTTCTTCAAGCACCCCAACGGCCGCGTCACCGACGGCCGTGTCGTCGTTGACTTCTACG CGGAAGCGCTCGGCCTGCCGCTGCTACCGCCGAGCATCCCGGAGGAGGCGTCCGGGCAGTTCCCCAATGGCGCCAACTTCGCCGTGGCAGGCGCCATTGCGCTTCCACCGGAGTACTACAAGACCAATTACAACTTCACGACGAACGCGCCTTCCAACCTCGACCGGCAGCTTGCCTCCTTCAAGAAGGTCCTCGCGCGCATTGCTCCCGGGGATG GTGCCACGAGGGCTCTCCTGAGCGAGTCCCTGGTGCTGATGGGCGAGATTGGCGGGAATGACTATAACTTCTGGTTCATCGACCCCAGGAACCCCCGCGAGACACCGGAGAAGTACCTACCCGACGTGGTCACCTGCATCGGCGCCACCGTGCAGGAGGTGATCAACCTAGGCGCCAGGACGATTGTCGTCCCTGGCAACTTCCCTATCGGATGCTTGCCGGCGTACCTGAGCGCCCACGAGAGCAAGGTCACGGACGACTACGACGAGCTCCACTGCCTCAAGTGGTACAACGAATTCTCCCAGAAACACAACCTGGCGCTGCGGCAGGAGGTTGTGAGGCTCCGGTCGCAGAACCCTGGCGTCAAGATCGTCTACGCTGACTACTATAGCGCGGCCATGCAGTTCGTCCAGAAGCCGCAGGCGTACGGCATCGCCGACCCACTCGTGGCGTGCTGCGGCGGCAATGGGCCGTACCACAGCGGGGCGTGCAACAACAAGACGAAACTCTGGGGCAGCCCCGACCGCTTCGCCAATTGGGACGGCCTGCACATGACGGAGAAGGCGTACAAGATTGTTGCCGACGGTGTGCTGGACGGGCCGTTCGCGGACACCCCGCTGCGCCATCTTTGCTAG